In Halococcus saccharolyticus DSM 5350, the following are encoded in one genomic region:
- a CDS encoding DUF7260 family protein has protein sequence MTVETHVRQALDRVRDEQAVVTEKQTAYGRFVREIEQLSVDTPSGTQATRQATAGQQTTAGSVATMQSSGTGGSDRCERVREQFATTVRPHSTADVDDGETLLEAIAAELSEQVAVALAPQNATVGFTAGIKNGVLSEVTQRRSELRAMERALDREAESLVEATDTLDDVLGWIVEVNETPLTELGFEALRARHDRLDEFREECATVARDRQSVLRATTTGDGEAGIAHQDLAACLYDAFPVAYPILSTVARVIEVCDRCQRAIRAHLVRRV, from the coding sequence ATGACCGTCGAAACACACGTTCGACAGGCACTCGACCGCGTTCGGGACGAACAGGCCGTTGTCACGGAAAAGCAGACTGCCTACGGGCGGTTCGTCCGCGAGATCGAGCAGCTGTCGGTCGACACGCCATCCGGAACACAGGCCACCCGGCAGGCGACGGCTGGCCAGCAGACGACGGCCGGTTCGGTTGCCACGATGCAGTCGAGCGGGACGGGTGGATCGGATCGTTGTGAACGGGTCAGAGAACAGTTCGCCACGACCGTCCGCCCGCACAGCACTGCGGACGTCGACGACGGCGAGACGCTGCTCGAAGCGATCGCCGCCGAGCTGTCCGAGCAAGTTGCGGTGGCGCTCGCGCCACAGAACGCCACCGTCGGCTTCACCGCCGGGATCAAGAACGGTGTCCTGTCCGAGGTAACACAGCGACGATCCGAGCTGCGGGCGATGGAGAGGGCGCTCGATCGCGAAGCCGAATCGCTCGTCGAGGCGACGGACACTCTCGACGACGTGCTCGGGTGGATCGTCGAGGTCAACGAGACACCGCTCACCGAGCTCGGTTTCGAGGCGCTTCGAGCACGTCACGATCGGCTCGACGAGTTCCGGGAGGAGTGTGCAACCGTTGCTCGCGACCGGCAGTCGGTGCTTCGTGCGACCACCACCGGTGACGGCGAGGCCGGTATCGCCCACCAGGATCTCGCGGCGTGTCTCTACGACGCGTTCCCGGTGGCGTATCCGATTCTTTCGACGGTGGCTCGGGTCATCGAGGTCTGCGATCGGTGCCAGCGGGCGATCCGGGCGCATCTCGTCCGGCGGGTGTAG
- a CDS encoding DUF7552 domain-containing protein → MTGSTLHTIRATLDALATDGGRYCVVCARTGEHPVPVAGLRFDDRATAARAARVARRYRARLRRYDPRVAIHDLIVCEDVAGVRGRPDHGGAEWHRQLWAVADRELARLRATAEGDR, encoded by the coding sequence ATGACCGGATCAACGCTCCACACCATCCGCGCTACTCTCGACGCGCTGGCGACCGACGGCGGCCGGTACTGTGTCGTGTGCGCTCGCACCGGCGAGCACCCGGTACCGGTTGCCGGGCTACGGTTCGACGACCGAGCCACGGCGGCCCGGGCGGCCCGCGTCGCCCGGCGCTACCGCGCTCGGCTGCGACGGTACGATCCACGGGTCGCGATCCACGACCTCATCGTTTGCGAGGACGTGGCCGGGGTTCGTGGTCGGCCCGACCACGGAGGGGCCGAGTGGCACCGTCAGCTCTGGGCAGTTGCCGACCGCGAGCTGGCTCGGCTCCGTGCGACCGCGGAGGGGGATCGATGA